The following proteins come from a genomic window of Maribacter sp. HTCC2170:
- a CDS encoding Gfo/Idh/MocA family protein, protein MSLRNITLIPFVAIASLILISCGSKSDTKKQTAKKETANEIADKVDYTYQGESLKVAIIGLTHDHVHWILGREQHGDIEIVGIVEPNLNLVKRHQKQYGFSMDLVFKTMEEMIKVVKPEAVMAFNDIYGHLEVVEYFAPKGIHIMVEKPLAVSLDHAEKMIALAKKHKVQLMTNYETSWYGSNAKAFDLIHKEKKIGDIRKLVFNTGHPGPIEIGCSKEFVSWLTDPKLNGAGALTDFGCYGANLSTWFMKGETPQAVTCITQTIKPDLYPKVDDDATIILDYDKTQVVIQASWNWSHNRKDMAVYGKHGYVLCKNGEDMEVLENEKVGPKPLKALALKNGIHDPFAYFTKVIKENQPMESFGLSSLDNNLMVMQILEAAKESAKTGRTIVWDEFFANK, encoded by the coding sequence ATGTCTCTACGCAACATAACCTTAATTCCTTTTGTTGCCATTGCTTCTCTTATCCTCATAAGTTGTGGGTCAAAGTCCGATACCAAAAAACAAACCGCAAAGAAAGAAACCGCCAATGAAATCGCGGATAAAGTAGACTATACCTATCAAGGCGAATCTTTAAAAGTGGCAATCATTGGTCTGACCCATGATCATGTTCATTGGATTCTTGGTCGCGAACAACATGGTGATATTGAAATTGTCGGTATTGTCGAGCCCAATCTTAATTTGGTTAAAAGACATCAAAAGCAATATGGGTTTTCTATGGATTTGGTCTTTAAAACCATGGAGGAAATGATAAAAGTGGTTAAGCCAGAAGCAGTAATGGCCTTTAATGATATTTATGGGCATTTGGAAGTTGTAGAATATTTTGCCCCTAAAGGCATTCACATTATGGTTGAAAAACCATTGGCCGTGAGCTTGGATCATGCCGAAAAAATGATTGCTTTGGCCAAAAAACATAAAGTGCAATTAATGACTAATTATGAGACCTCATGGTATGGGAGTAATGCCAAGGCTTTTGACCTAATTCATAAAGAAAAGAAGATTGGAGACATTCGTAAATTAGTATTTAACACAGGACATCCAGGGCCAATAGAAATTGGTTGCAGCAAAGAATTTGTCTCGTGGCTTACAGATCCAAAACTAAATGGAGCTGGCGCCCTTACCGATTTTGGCTGCTATGGAGCTAATTTGTCGACATGGTTTATGAAAGGTGAAACGCCACAGGCAGTAACCTGTATTACCCAAACAATCAAACCGGACCTCTACCCCAAGGTTGATGATGATGCAACAATAATCTTGGACTATGACAAAACACAAGTAGTAATCCAGGCATCGTGGAATTGGTCGCACAACCGAAAAGACATGGCGGTTTATGGTAAGCATGGTTACGTGCTCTGCAAAAATGGCGAGGATATGGAAGTTCTAGAAAATGAAAAAGTTGGCCCTAAACCCTTAAAAGCCTTGGCCCTTAAAAACGGTATACATGACCCTTTTGCCTATTTCACCAAAGTAATAAAAGAAAATCAACCTATGGAGTCTTTCGGTCTTTCTTCACTGGACAACAATTTAATGGTAATGCAGATTCTCGAAGCGGCGAAAGAATCTGCCAAAACCGGCAGAACCATAGTTTGGGATGAATTTTTCGCCAACAAATAA
- a CDS encoding enoyl-CoA hydratase/isomerase family protein: MGTNRENGSLYTNIENKVATVEFGHPASNSFVAELLGRLTNEINSLSENDNITVIVLKSEGDRAFCGGASFSELMAISNLDEGKMFFSGFANVINAMRRCKKVIVGRVQGKTVGGGVGLAAACDYVFASENASIRLSELSIGIAPLVIAPAVERKIGKAAIAEMSLSPTEWKNAYWGKEKGLFSKVFGSLKELDKELDFFTQKLSSYNPDALYEWKKVLWEGTENWDSLLTERATITGTLVLSEFTKNALSKFKK; this comes from the coding sequence ATGGGCACTAACAGGGAAAACGGAAGTCTCTATACCAATATAGAAAATAAGGTTGCCACTGTTGAATTTGGGCATCCTGCGAGTAATTCTTTCGTGGCGGAACTTTTAGGCCGTCTTACCAATGAAATTAATTCGCTCTCAGAAAATGACAACATAACAGTGATTGTTCTAAAATCGGAAGGAGATAGAGCCTTTTGCGGTGGCGCCTCTTTTTCCGAACTCATGGCAATTTCGAACTTGGATGAAGGTAAAATGTTTTTTAGTGGCTTCGCCAACGTGATCAATGCCATGCGGAGATGTAAAAAAGTAATTGTTGGTCGTGTTCAGGGAAAAACCGTTGGTGGCGGTGTTGGTCTTGCAGCAGCCTGTGATTATGTTTTCGCCTCCGAAAATGCCTCCATCCGTCTTTCTGAACTATCTATAGGAATAGCTCCGCTTGTAATAGCTCCAGCTGTTGAGCGTAAAATTGGTAAAGCTGCAATTGCAGAAATGTCACTTTCCCCAACAGAGTGGAAAAATGCCTATTGGGGTAAAGAAAAGGGATTGTTTTCAAAAGTGTTTGGTTCTTTAAAAGAGTTGGACAAAGAGCTTGACTTCTTTACTCAAAAACTATCATCCTATAACCCTGACGCCTTGTATGAATGGAAGAAAGTTTTGTGGGAAGGTACTGAAAACTGGGATTCACTTCTTACTGAACGTGCTACTATAACAGGAACATTGGTGCTCTCTGAGTTCACGAAAAATGCACTTTCTAAATTCAAAAAATAA
- a CDS encoding MATE family efflux transporter yields MKTVVSFKTINKLAIPATIAGIAEPILSITDTAIVGNIPVDGIESLAAAGIVGSFLSMLIWILGQTRSAISAIISQYLGAGKLDQVKTLPAQAITLNILLSILVLLSTIFIVEDIFKLMNASGKILQYCVSYYSIRVWGFPLTLFVFAVMGIFRGLQNTYWPMMIAIVGAILNIGLDFLLVYGLEGYIDAMHLEGAAWASLIAQGIMAIMAFILLITKTDINLRVRFPLHQELNRLIIMSLNLFVRAVALNVALILAVREATALGDKYIGAHTIAINIWLFGAFFIDGYGAAGNIMGGRLLGAKDYNGLWQLAKKIMLYGAIVSLILMITGFVFYQPIGRVFSNEIQVLETFYAIFFILILGLPMNTIAFVFDGLFKGLGEMKYLRNVLLTATFIGFVPTLFITKYLNWGLYGIWIALTVWMFIRGTALIWKFRRKFRPLLQNT; encoded by the coding sequence TTGAAAACAGTAGTTAGTTTTAAAACAATCAACAAATTGGCTATTCCTGCAACCATTGCGGGTATTGCAGAACCTATATTGTCGATTACCGATACGGCTATTGTTGGAAATATTCCAGTTGACGGTATTGAGTCACTTGCCGCTGCAGGTATTGTTGGGTCATTTTTATCAATGCTTATTTGGATCTTGGGTCAAACACGAAGTGCCATTTCCGCCATCATTTCACAATACCTGGGTGCTGGCAAATTGGACCAGGTAAAAACACTTCCTGCCCAAGCTATTACCCTCAATATCCTCCTGAGCATCCTCGTTCTTTTATCAACCATTTTCATCGTTGAGGATATTTTTAAATTAATGAACGCTTCAGGCAAAATTCTACAATATTGTGTCTCTTATTATTCCATTAGAGTTTGGGGTTTTCCGCTCACTTTATTTGTGTTTGCCGTCATGGGAATCTTCAGGGGTTTGCAAAACACCTATTGGCCAATGATGATTGCCATAGTTGGGGCCATTTTAAATATAGGATTGGATTTTCTGTTGGTCTATGGCCTAGAAGGGTATATCGATGCCATGCATTTAGAAGGTGCGGCATGGGCCAGTTTAATTGCCCAGGGAATTATGGCAATAATGGCCTTTATACTTCTAATCACAAAGACCGACATAAACCTAAGAGTGCGTTTTCCACTTCATCAAGAATTGAATAGACTGATCATAATGAGCTTAAACCTTTTTGTGCGTGCAGTAGCCCTGAACGTTGCCCTAATCTTAGCGGTTAGGGAAGCAACAGCTTTGGGAGATAAATACATTGGCGCTCATACCATAGCCATCAATATATGGCTTTTTGGTGCTTTCTTTATCGATGGCTATGGTGCCGCAGGCAATATAATGGGCGGACGATTATTGGGTGCTAAAGATTACAACGGTTTATGGCAATTGGCCAAAAAAATCATGTTGTATGGGGCCATTGTAAGTTTAATATTGATGATCACCGGATTTGTATTCTACCAACCTATTGGCCGGGTTTTTTCCAATGAAATTCAAGTTTTAGAAACTTTTTACGCCATCTTTTTTATATTGATACTTGGCCTTCCAATGAATACCATTGCCTTTGTTTTTGATGGTTTGTTCAAAGGCCTGGGAGAAATGAAATACTTGAGAAATGTATTGTTAACAGCTACTTTTATAGGATTTGTACCAACACTATTTATTACGAAGTATTTGAATTGGGGACTATATGGAATATGGATAGCCCTTACGGTTTGGATGTTCATTCGTGGCACTGCGCTAATATGGAAGTTCAGACGAAAGTTTCGCCCCTTATTACAAAACACTTAA
- a CDS encoding GNAT family N-acetyltransferase: MIRRAKILEISKILALTKACAAYMIKNGIYQWNEHYPSKQAFVNDIEREELFVLVKNDKIIGTLVISEFMDEEYVPIKWLTPNTLNVYIHRLSIHPDQQGKGLAQELMDFAENYAREHSYVSVRLDTFSQNKRNQRFYETRGYQRLGDIYFPKQSEHPFHCYELVL; this comes from the coding sequence ATGATTCGTCGTGCAAAGATATTGGAAATTAGTAAAATACTTGCCTTAACTAAGGCTTGTGCGGCATATATGATCAAGAACGGGATTTATCAATGGAATGAGCACTACCCTTCTAAACAAGCTTTTGTAAACGATATTGAACGTGAAGAACTTTTCGTGTTGGTCAAAAATGATAAAATCATAGGTACTTTGGTCATTTCTGAATTCATGGATGAAGAATACGTTCCCATCAAATGGTTGACCCCAAATACACTTAATGTTTATATTCATCGCCTTTCTATTCATCCCGATCAACAAGGAAAGGGTCTTGCCCAAGAATTAATGGACTTTGCCGAGAACTATGCCAGGGAACATAGTTATGTCTCCGTTCGTTTAGATACTTTTAGCCAAAATAAGCGCAATCAAAGATTTTATGAAACCCGAGGCTATCAAAGATTGGGTGATATATATTTTCCAAAACAAAGTGAGCATCCTTTTCATTGTTATGAATTGGTGTTGTAA
- a CDS encoding universal stress protein, which produces MINILVPIGTSPNANETLQYAVDFAADFSAAVFVMEVFNVSAKAGSLANISEKVAKSGKERLKGVINQVDSKNVNIKIATYNGDLVDGIKNIDKELGIDIIILAPRSNEIKEGLYLGHTSGRIVKRTDIPALVVPKGTKYKPFKNVLLAFKSGVVKRNRIVDPLVAIQKKHDSKVNLLLVKTPGYTDEDLRVDTSLMDLCSQLTITENATTYLGVMEHFQSKQPELLSVFRRKRGFFKNIWEKNTVLKSEFSVPIPVLVLSVKKD; this is translated from the coding sequence ATGATCAACATCCTTGTTCCCATTGGCACATCGCCTAACGCAAATGAAACTTTACAATATGCCGTAGATTTTGCTGCGGACTTCTCAGCTGCAGTTTTTGTGATGGAAGTATTTAATGTTAGTGCCAAGGCGGGAAGTCTGGCCAATATTTCAGAAAAGGTTGCTAAAAGTGGTAAGGAACGTTTAAAGGGAGTAATAAATCAGGTTGATTCTAAAAATGTAAATATTAAAATTGCAACCTATAATGGGGATTTAGTTGATGGTATTAAGAATATTGACAAAGAACTGGGGATAGATATTATTATTCTGGCACCCAGAAGTAATGAGATAAAAGAAGGCCTTTATTTAGGCCATACGTCCGGTAGAATCGTGAAAAGAACAGATATACCAGCATTGGTAGTACCTAAAGGAACCAAATACAAGCCTTTTAAAAATGTACTTTTGGCGTTTAAATCAGGTGTTGTAAAAAGAAATAGAATAGTGGATCCTTTGGTGGCAATACAAAAAAAGCATGATTCTAAGGTAAACCTACTTTTGGTCAAAACACCTGGTTATACAGATGAGGACTTAAGAGTTGATACTTCTTTGATGGATTTATGCTCCCAGCTTACTATAACTGAGAATGCAACAACCTATCTTGGGGTTATGGAGCATTTTCAATCAAAACAGCCAGAACTCCTTAGTGTTTTTAGGAGGAAAAGAGGTTTTTTCAAAAACATATGGGAAAAGAATACCGTACTAAAATCTGAATTTTCAGTTCCAATCCCTGTTTTGGTTTTGAGTGTTAAGAAAGACTAG
- a CDS encoding glycerate kinase has product MKFVVAPDKFKGSLSGFEFCEAVEEGLRMVFKNAEITKIPLADGGDGTIDVVNTYINGQRIIIQAKDPFFRSMESSYVYSPGKQIAFIEMAEASGLKLLPKSEYDCMQATSFGTGELIVDALEKGAKEIILGIGGSATNDGGMGMASALGYRFLDADNQELEPIGKNMVAVCKIDNSEVRPRLKGARIKVACDVTNPFYGEQGAAKIYAAQKGATTDEIEVLNAGLRNLAEVVQKEYGIDLQQEKGAGAAGGTGGGAIAFLHGHLTSGIDLIKELSEFDSKIVNADWIITGEGQLDEQTLSGKTMGGVVQSAKLKGIPVAAFCGAVDLSIEMQEEFGLSYVTSILRKVTSLEDAMNSSYDNLVNASYNFAKILG; this is encoded by the coding sequence ATGAAATTCGTCGTTGCTCCAGATAAGTTTAAAGGATCACTATCTGGGTTTGAGTTTTGCGAGGCGGTTGAAGAAGGATTACGTATGGTCTTCAAAAATGCCGAAATTACTAAAATCCCTTTGGCAGATGGTGGTGACGGTACTATTGATGTGGTCAATACTTATATTAATGGTCAACGAATTATAATACAGGCAAAGGACCCTTTTTTTCGATCAATGGAGTCCTCTTATGTTTATTCCCCAGGAAAACAAATTGCATTTATTGAAATGGCGGAGGCATCCGGGCTTAAGCTTCTACCTAAATCGGAATATGATTGTATGCAAGCTACTTCATTTGGTACAGGCGAGCTAATTGTAGATGCGTTGGAAAAAGGAGCCAAAGAAATCATACTTGGTATCGGAGGAAGTGCTACTAATGATGGTGGAATGGGAATGGCAAGTGCGCTCGGCTATCGTTTTCTTGATGCAGACAATCAAGAATTGGAACCAATTGGTAAAAATATGGTCGCTGTTTGTAAAATTGATAACTCAGAGGTTCGCCCAAGACTTAAAGGAGCCAGGATTAAAGTTGCTTGTGACGTCACCAATCCTTTTTATGGGGAGCAAGGAGCCGCTAAAATATATGCCGCCCAAAAAGGAGCAACTACTGACGAAATAGAAGTTCTTAATGCAGGACTACGTAATTTGGCTGAAGTTGTCCAGAAAGAATATGGTATAGATCTACAACAAGAAAAGGGCGCTGGGGCGGCAGGTGGCACTGGAGGGGGTGCGATAGCCTTTTTACATGGGCATTTGACCTCTGGGATTGATTTGATAAAAGAACTTTCAGAATTTGACTCGAAAATCGTGAATGCTGATTGGATTATAACTGGGGAAGGCCAATTGGATGAACAAACCCTTTCTGGCAAAACCATGGGTGGCGTTGTGCAATCTGCGAAATTGAAAGGGATACCAGTGGCTGCATTTTGTGGTGCGGTTGATCTTTCGATTGAAATGCAAGAAGAATTTGGGCTTTCGTATGTAACTTCAATTTTAAGAAAGGTCACATCCCTTGAGGATGCTATGAATTCAAGCTATGACAATTTGGTGAATGCCAGTTATAACTTTGCCAAAATTTTAGGTTGA
- a CDS encoding alcohol dehydrogenase catalytic domain-containing protein, translating to MKAVIYNDYGSPEVLRVVEIDKPIPKDNEILVKIHAATVTSGDVRLRSSDFPPLFWLPARLIFGLFKPKKKILCHELAGTIEAIGNKVTHFNVGKDVFGTTTMLKTGSYAEYICLPQSWKNGVVALKPKNLSFATSATLPVGAMTAMYLIGKANIQCPNLDFFNLKFWQSYNWHSPNCHSLNS from the coding sequence ATGAAAGCAGTAATTTATAATGATTACGGCTCACCCGAAGTTCTTAGAGTAGTGGAAATAGATAAGCCAATACCAAAGGATAATGAGATTCTTGTTAAAATACATGCAGCAACTGTGACCTCTGGTGATGTAAGGCTTCGGAGTTCAGATTTTCCGCCATTATTTTGGCTACCAGCTAGACTCATATTCGGTTTATTTAAACCTAAGAAAAAAATATTATGTCATGAGCTAGCTGGAACTATTGAAGCTATTGGGAATAAGGTTACTCATTTTAATGTTGGTAAAGATGTATTTGGAACAACTACCATGCTTAAAACTGGTTCTTATGCCGAATACATATGTTTACCTCAATCTTGGAAAAATGGAGTAGTAGCATTGAAGCCTAAAAATTTAAGTTTTGCAACATCTGCCACTTTACCCGTAGGTGCAATGACTGCAATGTACCTCATTGGAAAAGCAAATATTCAATGCCCCAATTTAGATTTTTTCAACCTAAAATTTTGGCAAAGTTATAACTGGCATTCACCAAATTGTCATAGCTTGAATTCATAG
- a CDS encoding acyltransferase family protein: protein MTTERRYDIDWLRVIAIGLLLIYHIAIVFQPWAMFIAFIRSDELLEGLWKPMTMLNVWRIPLLFYVSGMGLYFAMRKRNWKQLILERAKRILLPFLFGIVAITPLHMFLFQEYHNMPLGYYPHMGHLWFLGNIFVYVVLLTPLFYYLKKNEGGKVKKGLSLLMKNPLGPLSLSAFFVMETIIVKPQLFALYAQTWHGFFLGLLAFFFGFIFVYSGKTFWQTVLKWRWLYIGLAAALFGIRYFVFATEAPRYLTAIESNCWIFGVFGLGYKYLNKPSNLLSYLSKAAYPVYIVHMFALYAGATLILPLQMHVVLKFISITVFTVIVCFVIYEFILKRIGFLKLLFGINWKPRLKKQSIIEKAIKKLIPN, encoded by the coding sequence ATGACAACAGAAAGAAGATACGATATAGATTGGTTACGAGTTATTGCTATTGGATTACTTCTTATTTACCATATAGCAATTGTATTTCAACCATGGGCTATGTTCATTGCCTTTATAAGAAGTGACGAACTTTTAGAAGGATTATGGAAACCAATGACAATGCTTAATGTATGGAGAATACCGCTACTCTTCTATGTATCAGGTATGGGATTATATTTTGCAATGCGCAAACGAAACTGGAAACAATTAATTCTAGAACGTGCAAAACGAATTTTATTACCTTTTCTGTTCGGGATTGTAGCCATTACACCCCTACATATGTTTCTTTTTCAGGAATATCATAATATGCCCTTAGGCTATTATCCACACATGGGACATCTGTGGTTCTTAGGAAACATATTTGTGTATGTCGTATTGCTAACACCATTATTCTACTATTTAAAAAAGAATGAAGGGGGAAAGGTAAAAAAGGGATTGTCATTACTTATGAAAAACCCACTAGGCCCCTTATCATTATCGGCATTTTTTGTCATGGAAACTATCATTGTAAAACCACAATTATTTGCTTTATATGCTCAAACTTGGCATGGCTTTTTTCTTGGGCTTCTAGCGTTTTTCTTCGGATTCATTTTTGTGTATAGTGGTAAAACTTTTTGGCAAACTGTTTTAAAATGGAGGTGGCTATATATTGGGTTAGCAGCCGCTCTATTTGGAATTAGGTATTTCGTTTTTGCGACAGAAGCCCCTAGATATCTTACTGCAATTGAATCAAATTGCTGGATTTTTGGAGTTTTCGGTTTAGGATACAAATACTTGAATAAGCCAAGTAATCTCTTAAGTTATTTGAGTAAGGCTGCTTACCCTGTTTACATTGTACATATGTTCGCCCTGTATGCAGGAGCTACGCTCATTTTGCCATTACAAATGCACGTCGTACTTAAATTTATTTCTATAACAGTGTTCACGGTAATTGTATGCTTTGTTATTTATGAGTTCATATTAAAAAGAATCGGTTTCCTAAAACTCTTGTTTGGAATAAATTGGAAACCAAGATTAAAAAAACAATCAATAATTGAGAAAGCAATCAAAAAATTAATTCCGAACTGA
- a CDS encoding ankyrin repeat domain-containing protein → MSLALLLFTSACGQSNKTKESSSVEEQSKVAAPEIDINAAVLTNNIEAVKQHIEAGTDINTKDPMSGSTPLITAASFGKTKIAKILIDAKADMSSKNNDGATALHSAAFFCRVEIVQLLIDANADTTAKNNFGATPRESVLGAYSDMKPIYEMLQQQLAPMGMEIDLNEIEKTRPVIAMMLQ, encoded by the coding sequence ATGTCACTTGCACTCCTTTTGTTTACTAGTGCATGCGGGCAATCAAACAAAACAAAAGAATCAAGTAGTGTAGAAGAGCAGTCTAAAGTAGCTGCACCGGAAATAGATATTAATGCGGCAGTACTTACAAATAATATTGAGGCCGTTAAACAACACATAGAAGCAGGTACCGATATTAATACGAAAGATCCAATGAGTGGATCTACTCCGCTAATTACGGCCGCAAGTTTTGGAAAAACTAAAATTGCTAAAATACTTATTGATGCCAAGGCAGATATGTCCTCAAAAAACAATGACGGAGCTACCGCCTTACATTCTGCTGCATTCTTCTGTAGAGTAGAAATAGTACAATTGCTTATTGACGCAAACGCTGACACTACTGCTAAAAATAATTTTGGCGCAACACCGAGAGAATCAGTATTGGGAGCCTATTCAGATATGAAACCTATCTATGAAATGCTACAACAACAATTAGCTCCAATGGGTATGGAAATTGACTTAAACGAGATAGAAAAGACTCGTCCTGTTATTGCAATGATGCTACAATAA
- a CDS encoding helix-turn-helix domain-containing protein — translation MSIQESNQIGFINRAEALIRENLANEQFGVSELADAMNMSRSNLLRKIKRETQLSASQFIREIRLQEGMELLKSYSELTVSEISHQVGFGSTSYFIKCFREQYGYPPGEVGKHKDEELIEEPTSTFVQRNRWYLVAGMCAVLVVASYFMFNNKEVPQEKKIVKSIAVLPFKNESNDSTNLYFVNGLMESALNNLQKIEELRVISRTSVEKFRQTNLSAPEIAKELNVNYLVEGSGQRVGNQVLLNIQLIEASTDTPIWVEQYNQEIVDIFALQNDVAKKIAVSIEAVVTPAELERIEKKPTDNLEAYDYYLKALEPYHSRTKEGLEEAVLLFEKAIKEDTQFARAYANIAISYYFLDIDKKHKQYTELINNYADKALLYDSKSDLSLIAKALYYAQTDEYRLALPHLEKALEYNPNSTPVVQMLADLYARAIPNTDKYLEYALKGVQLDIAANDSVAKGYIYLHLSNALVQSGFVDESITFINESLNYDPKNYYSPLVKVYVEYAKNENMEETTKQLTSEWSKDTTRLDLMQEVAKFHYFQEDYEKAFHYYKKFADSREAYNLDIYPQEDIKISKVYKEMGLDKEASTFFNSYAEYCEKDQSIYKSASMAVKYAYEGELDEAMEQLKNFATEDNYQYWILLFMRKDPVMKPLQSHPEFDKTLQKIEDQFWENQALLRKSLEEKELI, via the coding sequence ATGTCAATACAAGAATCAAATCAGATCGGCTTTATTAATCGGGCGGAAGCATTAATTCGTGAGAATTTGGCCAACGAGCAGTTTGGAGTCTCAGAATTGGCAGATGCTATGAACATGAGCAGGTCTAATTTGCTTAGAAAAATTAAGAGAGAAACGCAGCTTTCTGCAAGTCAGTTTATACGTGAAATCCGTCTTCAAGAGGGTATGGAGCTTTTGAAAAGTTATTCTGAATTAACGGTTTCAGAAATTTCACACCAAGTGGGGTTTGGTAGTACTTCGTACTTTATAAAATGTTTTCGGGAACAGTATGGATATCCACCAGGAGAAGTTGGTAAACATAAGGATGAAGAATTAATTGAGGAACCAACGTCCACTTTTGTTCAAAGGAATCGTTGGTATCTTGTTGCAGGAATGTGTGCAGTACTTGTTGTAGCCTCTTATTTTATGTTCAATAATAAAGAGGTGCCTCAAGAAAAAAAGATTGTAAAATCTATAGCCGTTTTACCCTTTAAAAACGAAAGTAACGATTCTACAAATCTATATTTTGTTAATGGTTTGATGGAATCTGCTTTAAACAACCTTCAAAAAATTGAAGAACTAAGGGTAATAAGTAGAACTTCTGTTGAAAAGTTTAGGCAAACCAATTTAAGTGCTCCCGAAATTGCAAAAGAACTCAACGTAAATTATTTGGTTGAAGGTAGTGGGCAACGAGTAGGAAACCAAGTATTGCTCAATATCCAATTGATTGAAGCTTCAACTGACACTCCTATTTGGGTTGAGCAATACAATCAAGAAATAGTGGATATTTTTGCTTTACAGAATGATGTTGCTAAGAAGATTGCCGTGTCCATTGAAGCTGTAGTTACACCTGCAGAGTTGGAACGAATTGAAAAAAAACCAACTGATAACTTAGAAGCTTATGATTATTATTTAAAAGCACTGGAGCCATATCATTCACGAACGAAAGAAGGTTTAGAAGAGGCGGTTTTATTATTTGAAAAAGCTATTAAAGAAGATACTCAATTTGCGAGGGCTTATGCTAATATTGCAATTTCATATTATTTTCTAGACATTGATAAAAAGCATAAACAATATACAGAGCTCATAAATAATTATGCCGATAAGGCATTACTGTATGATTCTAAATCGGACTTAAGTCTTATTGCCAAAGCGTTATATTATGCCCAAACTGATGAGTATAGATTGGCACTTCCGCATTTAGAGAAGGCATTGGAGTATAACCCTAATTCAACTCCTGTAGTTCAAATGCTTGCGGATTTATATGCCCGTGCAATTCCCAATACAGATAAATATTTGGAGTATGCCTTAAAAGGAGTACAGCTAGACATTGCGGCCAATGATTCGGTTGCCAAAGGGTACATTTATTTGCACTTAAGTAATGCATTGGTTCAATCGGGATTTGTCGATGAATCTATAACTTTTATTAATGAGTCGCTTAATTATGATCCTAAGAATTATTATTCACCATTGGTAAAGGTATACGTAGAGTATGCTAAAAACGAAAATATGGAGGAGACCACAAAACAGTTAACCTCTGAATGGTCAAAGGATACTACGCGTTTAGATCTCATGCAAGAGGTAGCTAAATTCCATTATTTTCAAGAAGATTATGAAAAAGCTTTTCACTATTATAAAAAATTCGCTGATTCTCGGGAAGCTTATAATTTAGATATTTACCCTCAAGAGGATATAAAGATTAGTAAAGTATACAAAGAAATGGGTCTGGATAAAGAAGCTTCAACCTTTTTTAATTCGTATGCCGAATATTGTGAAAAAGATCAATCTATTTATAAAAGTGCAAGCATGGCAGTAAAATATGCTTATGAAGGTGAGCTCGATGAAGCCATGGAACAACTCAAAAATTTTGCTACAGAGGATAATTACCAATACTGGATTTTACTATTTATGAGAAAGGACCCAGTTATGAAACCATTGCAATCTCATCCAGAATTTGACAAAACCCTACAAAAAATTGAAGACCAGTTTTGGGAGAATCAAGCTTTGCTTAGAAAATCATTAGAAGAAAAGGAGTTGATATAA